Within Agarivorans litoreus, the genomic segment AGCTGGCCAGTTTTTGAATCAACATGGCTGCATTAAGCGGATAGTTTTCTAGGCAATCTTGCAGCTCTTGACGGTTATGCAGTAACTTTACTCCCGCACCACGGCAGCCAATATCTGGCTTACCTACAACTGGAAACTCGAGGCCGCGTTGTTGCATTTGCTCTAATAAGTCTTCTACTTGACGTGCTAAAGGTGCGCCGGTGCGATTGACCTTCATCCAGGCAAGGACAGCATCGTCGCATGACCGGGTAGCTTGAGCCAACAGTTCGCTTTTGCCTACACCTACCATGCCTGCTAGCGGCAACTTAGGGTTGGCTATTAGTGGTAAAGTAAACGAGCGATGGCGAATGCCCAAGGCTATCCATTGTAATACCACAGGAATATATACTGCCCAAGTTGGCCAAAATTCAAAGAAAGAAGTGGTTTTTCCGTTCATATCCAAGGCCGGCATACCGGGGGATACGTAAGGTGCAGAGGGTTTGGTATTTGTTTGTTCAGTCACAGTAACGGCACTTCCTTTTGCTTTTTATCTGTACTAACAGACCTGTGTATTGCGATAAATAATTCAATCTCCGTTAAATTCAGTCTAGTTCATTCAATTAATGACTCAATGCGGTGTTATAAAGCTCCTGTCTAAGCGAGAATAGTTACCAATAAATGTAAGACTTTCGGATGGTTGCGCTGAATGATTATTGAAGATTTACACTTACTGGCTGGTCAGCATCAGTTAGCGATAAAACGCTGGGAGTTAAAAGCTGGCGAGCACTGGGCGATCTTTGGTCACAGTGGTAGTGGTAAATCTTTGTTGGGTGCTTGGTTGGTGGGAGACTTAGTAGCCGAGCGGGCCACCTTCAGCCAACAACCGCAGCGTATTGCTTTAGTCTCTTTAGAGCAGCAACAGGCTTTGCTTGAACGCGAGCTCGCCGACGATGACAGTGAGTTCACCGATCAAATAGATAGCGGGCACACAGTACTTGCGTTGCTTGAAGCTGGCTGTTGCGAGCCGCGTTTACTTGAGCGAGTGAGCCAACAGTGTGATTTAACACATTTACTTAAGCGCGGTTTTCGTTTGTTATCAACGGGCGAAACGCGTCGCCTGATGCTGGCTTTAGCACTGATTAAGCAACCACAATTGTTAATTTTAGACGAGCCCTTTGCCGGCTTAGATCTCCGCCACCAACAGCAATTACTCGCTCTGCTTGAACAACTAGCCAAAGAGTGTCAGTTATTGATTATTAGCTCGCGTGATGATGAGTTGCCTAGCTCAATTAGTCACGTAGCGGTGCTTGATGAACAAGGCTTAAGCCAGCAACTCACCATTGAGCAATGGCTACAGCATCCCGAGCGTCAGCAAATGGTACAGCAAGCTGAGCAACAATCTTTGGCTATTGTGCAGGCCTTGC encodes:
- a CDS encoding ATP-binding cassette domain-containing protein encodes the protein MIIEDLHLLAGQHQLAIKRWELKAGEHWAIFGHSGSGKSLLGAWLVGDLVAERATFSQQPQRIALVSLEQQQALLERELADDDSEFTDQIDSGHTVLALLEAGCCEPRLLERVSQQCDLTHLLKRGFRLLSTGETRRLMLALALIKQPQLLILDEPFAGLDLRHQQQLLALLEQLAKECQLLIISSRDDELPSSISHVAVLDEQGLSQQLTIEQWLQHPERQQMVQQAEQQSLAIVQALREFQQVEPVTPLFAITQGSVSYAGETLFSDLDWQIQRGEHWQVRGPNGCGKSTLLNLIFGDHPQCYSNQIEVMGFRRGSGESIWQVKQHIGMVSAALHLQYRVNCSALEVVLSGLYDSIGVYQQASELELEQARLWLQLFGLAHLEKHDFKSLSYGQQRLLIIARALVKGPQLLLLDEPCQGLDFLQRNTVLKALELVAKHNLSQLVYVTHHQDDALPSIKHFIDFTDGAVHLSTL